Within Fimbriiglobus ruber, the genomic segment TGCATGAACCCTTCCATCACCACCTGCCCGGCGAGCGTCCCGGTGATCGTGCTGCTCTGTCCGCTGGCCAGCAATGCGATCGCGAACAGCGTACTCGCCGCGGCCGTGCCCAGTAGCGGGGCCAGGGTGAGGTACGCCACCCGAATCCAATCGGTCTCTTCGCCGAAGGTGAACGTCACCCCGTCGCGGACGGTCACGCCGTCCCGACCGTGGAAGACCATCGCGGCCAGAACCAGAATCGCCGCGTTGACCAGAAACGCGACCGAAAGGGCCGCGACCGTGTCCAGCGAGTTGAACCGGATCGCCCGCCGGATCGCGGGTGCGTCGGTGTTCACCCGACGGGACTGAACGAGGGCCGAGTGGAGATAGAGGTTGTGGGGCATGACCGTGGCCCCGATGATGCCAATCGCGAGCACGACCATGCCGTCTTTACCGAGGGTCGGCGTCAACATCGCGCGGCCCATGTCCAGGAAGTCCGGCTGAGTCTGCGGCAGCACGAATATCTCGACCGCGTAACACCCGCCGATGGTGCCGACGAGAACCAGGATGACGGCCTCGATCATCCGCATCCCGAGCCCCTGGAGGGCGAGGAGGAGCAAGACGTCGAACGCCGTGATGATGACCGCCCAGAAGAGGGGGATGCCGAAAAGCAGATTGAGGGCGACGGCACTCCCGAGGACTTCGGCCAGATCGCATGCGGCGATGGCGGCCTCGCACGCCAGCCAGTTCGGCCACCGCGTCCACTTTGGGTAAAAGTCCCGACACGCTTGAGCCAGGTCTTTGCCCAGAACGACCCCGAGCCGTGCCGCGATCAACTGCATGACAACGGCCATCAGGCTCGCGAGCGCGACGACCCACAAAAGATCGTACCGGTAGGTCGCGCCGGCCTGGAGATCGGTGCCCCAATTGCCCGGGTCCATGTAGCCGACGCCGACGAGAAATGCGGGTCCGGAGAAGGCCCGCCACTGCCGCCAAAATCCGGCCGAAGCCGGCGGAACAGGTACCGAGTGGTGGAGCCCGTCCAACGATGGCGAGCCGTTTAACCCCGTAACATCTGCCACGATACTCACGTCACTCATCCAACATCGCCCCAGGAATTTGACCTGCCGATTTATCAGCAGGTCATTTCGACAATTTTCGTACAGTTTGAAAAGCCATACCATCGACCTTTTGGCGTGATCAAACTGTGGCTATTGTCGAAATTCACAACTCCAACGCCCGTTTTGCTTAATTCAAATTAAGCCGGCGCAAACCCATCAATTAGTCTAGACTAATTGATGGATTAGCTGAGCCTATCTCAAAACCCTCCTCGTGTCAACAGTCCTGTTCGGTTTCTGCGTTCAAAAAGCGAAACGGTCTGAGGGTGCCGCACTTGAAGCGGCACCCTCAGACCGTTTGAAGACCACAAGATTCGTCTAAGGAATTCTAGTCTTAATCCTTGATGCCGGTGCCGGCCGCGGCAAATGCCTTCCAGTCCAGTCCGAGTGCGAGGACTTTGTTCCGGTGGGCGACGACACCCCACGGCGTGTCCTTGCTTTCCTTGGCGAGTTCCGCGAAGAGTTTCTTCGCGTCCTCGGCGAGATCCTTGACGTCCTTTTTGCTCTTCATCTTTTCTTGCGACACGAGTTGCAAGCCGGTCTGGCCCTTCTTCTCGTCCTTCATCGGCAGCGAATCCGTGCGGATGTTGCCGAGCGAAAGGTTGTACTCGTTCATGAAAGCGAGGCGGGCCTTGGCTTGGGCGAGCGTGTACTGGAAGGTGGCCTTCCAGAACTTGGACTCTTCTTTTTCCAGGTCGCCCATGACCATCTCCATCGCCTTCACCCGCTCGTCGAGTTCGAGGATGATCCGGGCCGGTGTTTCCTGTTCGGCGATGATCTGCTTCTTGACGGCGTCGTTGCTGTCGCCCGTGAACGTCTCGCGCAAACCGGAGGAGCCGTCTTTCGCCTGCGTCGCCGTCCAGACCTTGCGGATCGCCTCCAGAGTGTCCAGGGCCGCGATTCGCACCTTGTATTTTTCCGGGTCTTTCTTGATGTCTTCCTCGCTCATGTCCGTCTTGTAGTCCTTCATCGCCTCTTCGGTAAACGGGATGAGCGTCTCGATCGGCTCCTCGTCCCCGGACGTGTTCTGGCGGATCGGCGGCAGGTCGATGATCTTGGTGATCTTGGCGATCTCGGTGGGCGCCAAACCCTTCGGTGGGGTCGGGAACTCGAACCGCTTCGCGGCGGCTTCTTCGGCGTTGAACGCGACGGCCGAGCCCGGTTCGGAGCCGGTGAGTTTCGGCACCTGCTCGCCCTTCATCGTCAGTCCGGCCACTTCTTTCATCCGCACCTTGGCGGCGTCCACCCACTGACCGATCGGCAGCGGGTCGTCCGGTGCGAGGGGTTTGGCCGGTTTGGCCTTCCCCTTGTCCGCGACGTACTTCATGGTGCTCAGGAACAGGCTCCCGATCACGTCCGCGGCGTCCTGCGGGTTGCGGCGGTATTCGAGGGCGTTCTGGCCCATCGAACAAGTCGTCACCACCTGCACGCCCGCGGGGGGAGACGTGAGCGCCTTCTCCAACCCCTCGGACAGGGCTTCGCTCCCCGGCCGGACCTGGTCGCCGTCTTCGTTCAGCCGGCAGACATCGAACACCACGACCTTTTGCTGGGCCTTGCAGTCTTTGACCTTCGCCCAGAAGTCGTCGAGCGGGACCAGCGTCGCGGCGTCGGACAGGTCGCCGTCGACGGGGACGAGGTACGCCTTGCCTTCCTTCTCGGTCGCGTGACCGCCGAAGTAGATGAACACGTGATCCTGCGGGCGGCTCGTTTCGCAGAATTGTTCGTAGGTCTGCTCGATGATCGACTTCAACATCGGACGGGCCGTCTTGCCGGACGTGTCGTCAAGTACGAATAACTGGTTGTTCCCCGGATCTTGCGGCACGCGCCATTCAAATGCGAGCCGTTTCGCCACCTCGGAGACCTGGTCGCCGCCGGTGTGCGATTTACCGGCCGCAAGCGAGTTGCAGTACAGGTATTTGCTCGCGTTCATGACGAGCATGCGCCGCGGAAATTGAATCGACGCGCTCTTGATGCCCGTCCCGGCGCCGGGGCCGGCCGGCGCAGTCGATTTTTGCGTGCCCGGGGTCGTCGTGTTCCCGCCGTTCTCGCTGCCGGCAACCTGCTGGTCCGTCTTACCGAGAAAAGCGGTCTTCAGTCTGGTGAAATTTGCGGCGCACGCGATGGCAATGCCGACCATCACCACCCCGAAACCGGCCCACACGTATTTTCCGGAGCTACTACTGCCACGATTTCGACGCTTGTTGGCCGAAGAGACGGGATTCGGCTCGCTGAAGCTACTCGGGAATTCATTGACCGGCGGCGGGGCGGGCGGTGCGCCATATCCCCCGGGAGCATGTGCCCCCGCGTACCCGTGAGGAGGTGCCTGGTGGCCGTAGCCGGGCGGTGCCATTTGGGGCGGGTAGCCCTGAGGAGCTTGCGGCGCGGGATAGCCGCCGTAGCCCGGTTGCGGGTAGCCCTGCGGCGCGGCGGGATAGCCGGCGGGCGGAGTAGCGTAACCGTAGCCGGGCGGCGGGGCACCATACGGGTAGCCCGGAGCGGCCGGATAACCCGGCGGTGGTCCGTAGCCGTAACCGGGCGCCTGCTGCGGGTAGCCCTGAGGCGGGTACGGATAACCAGGTTGCTGCTGCGGCGGCGCCGACGGAAAGCCCTGTGGCGGAGTCGCTTGATAGGGCGGCGCCGCACCATTCAGGTCCGGGACTGCGGTTGCCGGCGGCGGAACGTGGCCGTTCAGGTCCGAGCCGCCCAGCGGTGCCCCATTGGGAACAGGAGCTTTACCCTGAACGACCGAGCCGCATTTCTTGCACTTTACGGGCTTGTCGGCCCATTCCGCCGGTATCCGGAGGACGTTCTGACAACCGGGGCATGTCGCTCGGACCGTTGCGGCCATGATCGCAGGTCTCTTTAGGAGTCTTTCCTAACAGTTGGATCACATTCTACACCACAGAGTTCCCTTCAGCATCTAAGACGATGCTGGAATCAACTTTGGTGTGAAATTCTTCATTTTGACAAAACTTGGCCGCCCTGGACTGCATCCCCGACCAATGGCCCAGTTATTCTCGGACTCGCCTGAAGTGACACAAGTCGGCCTTGAGCAACCAGGCCTGGATAGCGGAGGATAGATCCTTCACCGATCCGTCTGCGGGAGGGCAAGGATGCGTCCCCAATATTCGTTTCCCGAACCCGTGGTCCAAGCGATCGCGGACGCGCGCTATCGGCACCCGGACCCGCGTGTCCAAGAGCGGATGGAGATTCTCTGGCTCAAGACCCGGAACGTGACGCACAGTCGGATCGCGGAGTTGGCCAACGTGTCGCGCTCCACGGTGCAGCGGACCCTGCGGATCTATGCGGCGAAGGGTCTGGATGGGGTCCGATCGTTCGGCTGGAAGGGCCAACCCAGTGCGCTGACACCGCATCACGGGACGATCGAAGACGCGTTTCGCCGGCACCCGCCGCACACGGCCCACGAGGCGGCGCGGCGGATCGAGGACCTGACGGGCGTCCGACGCAAGGCGTCGCGGGTGCGCCAGTTCTTGAAAGAGGATCTGGGGATGAAATGCCTGAAGGTGGCACCCATCCCGGTGCCGCCCAAGAAAACGGTCGACGAACACGCCCGCACGCAGGCGGATTTTTTAAAAGACGGAACTGGAACCGAAGTTGGCGGAAGCCCGCGACGGTAAGCGGACGGTGTACTTCGTGGACGCGTCGCACTTCGTCTTGGCGTCGTTCCTGGGGTGGGTGTGGTGCTTCGTCCGGTTACATGTCCGGGCCGCGTCGGGACGGCAGAGGTACAACGTGCTGGGTGCGCTGAACGCGGTCACGCACGAGCTGGTGACAGAAATCAACACGACGTACATCACGGCCACCTCGGTGTGTGCGTTGCTCCGCAAGATCGCGGCCCTCGGTGGGTCATTGCCGATCACGCTGGTACTCGACAACGCCCGCTACCAGCGGTGCGCGCTGGTGGAGCACACGGCCAAGGCACTCGGGATCGAGTTGTTGTTCCTGCCGTCGTATTCGCCGAACCTGAACTTGATCGAGCGACTCTGGAAGTTCGTGAAGAAGGAGGCGTTGAACAGCCGCCACCATCAGGACTTCAAGAAGTTCCAGGAGGCCATCGACCATTGCTTGGCGGATCTGCCGACGAAACACCGAGAGAAACTGGCGACCCTGATGACCCACAAATTCCAGACGTGGGACAATGTGTCACTCCTGGACGCGTAAAGTATAGATCGTCAACGCGAGTCGCGGGGTTGGGCTTGCACTGGCGACTGCGGCGGGCTTGAGACTGGTCGAGATTTGGTCCAGCTGGGGACAAGCCTACTCGCTCGTATGCCGCGAAGCGGCTCGTGGATGTCTTTCTTCGTTCGTATTCTTCGATGTTGATCTGCGAAATGGACGCCCCGCAATCGACCCGTTTTTGCAAAACGAAGCCAATTTGGTAGGGCACGCAATCGCGTGCCCTCTTGAGCGGAAATTCACCCGCGCCCAAATGGTAGTAAGGAGCGTTTTCCCCTTACCGCTGGGCGGGAACTGCAACAAGTCGTTTCGCCGGTAGGGACGAACTCGTGGGCACTGAAAGCGTGTGCGTTCTGATCGTCCCATCGCGGCTACAAGAAACGACCCGCGAGCCGTCGGCTGTGACCGCGACGCCGGTGATCGCGTCGGTGTGGCTGGTTAAGCTGGCGACTTCTTGCCCGGTCGCGACATCCCACACGCGAACGGTGCGGTCGTTACCGCCCGAAGCGAGGAGGCGCCCATCGCCGCTGAACGCCACGCAGTAAACCCGTCCGGCGTGGGCGAGTGACCGCACCTCTTTTTGCGTTTGCGTGTCCCAAAGTTTGACCTGTCCGTCGAAGCCCCCAGTGGCGGCGAGGTGACCGTCCGGGCAGACCGCCGTCGCGTAAACCAGGTCTCGGTGTCCCTGGAAGTAAGCCGCCTTTTGCGAGCGCAAATCCCACCGTGACGCCCCCTTTGCGTCCGCCTGCGTCACGTCGCCGGTCGCGATCATGCCGTTCCCGGCGTCGTCGATCGCGATACTCGTGACGGCGCCCGCCTGCTTCATCTCGGTCTGTTCGTCATTGCCTTCAGCAACCCAGACCTTGATCGATCCGTCGACGCCGCCGGAAACGATCTTCCGCCCATCAGATGTCACGGCAACGGACAGGACGGCGCCGTTGTGGCCCCAGAGTGTTCGTTTTTCGTGGCCGTCCGCGTCCCACACTTTGACGATCCCGTCCGCACCGGCCGAAATCAACTGCGAACCGTCTTTCGTCATGGCGACGCCGGTGACGCGAAGACGGTGGGCAGGGAATGATCGTTTCTCGCGGCCGTCGCCGTCCCACAGTTTGATCGACCCGTCTTCGTGTCCACTCAGGATAGACCGCCCGTCGGCCGAAACCGCGACCGACGTGACGGCGATAGCCGGGGGAGCGAGGAGAGGTATTTCGGGGATCGGAATCGGTCCGCCCGCTTTTCGCAGATCCTCGTTAGCGATTGCAACCGGCCATTCGTTCGGGTCCGGCTGCGCGTCTGCCATCGCTAGCTGGGCTTGCTGTTCGTTCCAGGCAACCGTCAGGGCATCGCAGTAGGCCAGCCCCGACAACAAGACTCCTATCCCCAGAATACCCGCGGCGTACCCCACTACCGGCCGCCGACCGACCCAGCCGGCCAAACGAGTGTTCCGAACCGGGTAAACGAATTGGCCGACGAACGACCCGGGCACGTCCGACTCGCTGGTACCGTACACCTCGGGGCGCTTGCCGGCCGGCATGTAGAACGTGCCGAAGATCAGGTCGAGGAACGGAAACGTCGAGGCGAAGTTCTTGTCGCGGCCTTCCATCTCGGTCGTGTGGTGCCAGCGGTGAAAGACCGGGCTCGCGAACACGTAGCGGAGCGGGCCGAAGGTCCAGTTCAAGTTGGCGTGGACCATCGCGGAATAAATCGTGTTGAGGGGCGCGAGGGCGAAGAGGGCGGCCGGCGGGAAGCCGAGAAGCATCACCGCCACGTCGACCAGAGCGAATTCCAGAATGTGGTTGAGCGGGTGGAAGCGCGCCGACGCCGTCCAGTCGAGCGTTTCAGGCGAGTGGTGAATCGCGTGAAACTTCCATCCGGTCCGGCTGTGGAAGAGCCGGTGAATCCAGTACAGCATCACATCCTGGATCAGCAAAATCGCAACTGCCTGCAGCGCGAGCGGCCAGCCGATCACCGGCGCGGGCGGGGGATCTTCACCGCCGAACAGCAGGAGGACGCCCCCCATCAGCATCAGCATCCGGCTGACGAGAAAGAAAAGCGGCATGCCGAACCAGTACACCACGTCGGCGCGAACGGCCCGGCGGTCCTTCCACCAGAACATACCCGGGTTGCAGGGAAAGACCCGCGTCAACACCGCGAACACCGTACCCAACCCCAGCAGCCAGACGAGGGTGGCCAGCCAGATGTCGCCAAGTGTCGAGATCCAGTGCATGCGATTTACGCTCTGCGGACGGGCTCGGGATGCGTTCTGCGGGAAGACGTAATAGCCTTTTCCCAACTTTCGCGACAGACCAACTCCCGCACGACCAAACCTCGTCCGGCGAAGGTTCACTTGAGGAGGCACGGGGCAGAACTCTTGTCATCGCATGGCGTGGGGGTAAAATAATGAAATCGTTCGCCCAACGTGCGGGACGACTCCACGTTCATCAATTCCGGTAGGGACGACCCTGCCACTAACGCCAAAGGTGCGTTATGGCGTGGGTCTATCTGTTGGTCGCCGCCCTGTTTGAAATCGGCTGGGCCGTCGGCCTGAAATACTCGCAGGGCTTCACAAAATTCTGGCCGAGCGTGCTGACCATCGCCGCAATGGTGCTGAGTCTCTTCTTCCTGGCTGTGGCCGTGCGGTCCATCCCGGTCGGCACGGGCTACGCCATCTGGACGGGCATCGGCGCGGTCGGGACCGCCACTCTGGGCATCATTCTGTTCGCGGAGCCGGTCACGGCGTGGCGAGTGGGCTGCCTGCTCCTGATCCTCTGCGGAGTTGTCGGACTGAAAATCGCGGCCCCGTGATGGCAGACGAGGGGGAATGATCGAAGTTGATGTAGACCGATCTGCTTTGGTCAGTCTGAAGGACTGACGGTTCTCAGCCCAGGGCAACGCCCTGGGAACAGTTGGATAGTCTGACCGCCTCATGACCCAGGGCGTTGCCCTGGGCTGAGAACCGTCAGCCTTTCAGGCTGAAAACCGGGCTTATCACCCGAATTGTTGGAACTCTGAGCCCGACTTTGAAAGCTACCGATTACTCGTCGCAGCAGCCGAGTGAGGTTTTCCTCGCAGACCTGGAAGCCTTCGTCGACACCACGAACGACCCACCCCCGCCGCAGGCAGCCCGCATTTCCGATTTCAGTAGTTCAAAATTGGAGGTGGTCTTGAAAAAAACGCATGTTTCGGCTCCATAGTGGGTTAGCACGACCTAGCCATGGAGTGGCGAAACATGCGTTCTGCCAAGAAGCCTAAACTGTGTTCCCGGCAAATTCAAGATCGGGCTGCGGAACTGATCTCTCCGATCTTCAGACCATCGAGTTCGCGCAAATGTTCTGCGCCGGTTCTGCTCCAGGTCGTGTTGACGGCTGCGGCCAACATCATCTCGTTGTTCGGGGCCTGCCTTCGTCTGGGTACGATCTCCGATCAGACGGCGCGCAGCGAATTGAAGTCGCGTCTGCCCAAACAGCGCAAGCCGCTCGAAGCCAAGCTGAACCACGCCTTGCGCGAACCGCTGCCGCCGAACACGCGCCGCCGGTCTCGGGATCTGGCGATCGATTACCACGAAATTCCGTATCACGGACACGGTCCCAAGAATCACGTCCGGGGCAACAAGCCACGCTCGGGACGACCACGTTTTTTACCTACGCCACCGCCTGTCTGATTCATCATGGGCACAGGTATACCCTGGCGTACACGTGGGTCCGGGCGGAAGACTCGACGGTCGAGGTTCTGCAACGACTCCTGACCGAGGTCGGGAACAGCGGCGTGAGGATTCGCAAACTGCTTCTGGATCGGGGGTTTTTCAGCGTCGCCGTGATGCAGTTTCTCCAGGAGCGCAACTGTCCCTTCCTGATGCCCGTGGTGATGCGCGGGCGGAAGCCGCGTCGCGGGAAGAAGTCCACGGGATGGCGGATGTTCCGGCGCAAGCCCGCCGGCTGGTATCGTCACACGCACCGTCACAAGGGTGAGGAGGTGACCGTGAGGGTCTGTGTGAGTTACAAGAGCTACCGCCACCACCGGACGAACAAGCGGCGGGCCAAGACGTTGGTATTCGCCAGCTGGCGTGTGTCGGGTGCACCGAGGGACGTGCGTGACGCGTATCGCACACGGTTCGGGATCGAAAGCAGCTATCGGCAACTCGGTCAGGCGCGAATCCGGACCAGTACCCGGAACCCGATCCTGCGATCGTTCTTCGTGGGTCTGGCCCTGTTGCTGCGAAACCTTTGGGTGTGGTTTCAGGCGCTCTGGTTCGGGGAGGACAGGCACCCGCGAGTGCAAGCGGCATCGAAACGATTCCAGTTCAGGTGGATGTTGGCCGTACTTGCTCAAGGAAATAACGACAACGAAACGCTTTCTGATACGCGAACATAACTGTTTAAAGAATAAAGGGTTTCACTCACGGGGATTTTGAACTACTGGATTTCGTCAGTGACGTCTGGGTCACGCGTCGTTTCCAGAGCTGGCCCGGGTATCAAGTCGCAATCCGCCGCAGGGTCCGCTGTGGGGACTGGCTATCCCGAGCGGTGTTCCCACCCCCCAATCTGGCGCCGCACCGCGGGGCGTTCGAAATAGCCGGTCCGCACAGCGGACCTGACACGAGAAATTCCGAACGCTCCGGTCACGGTGTTCAAGCGCCCGGGGAATGCGATCGCTTCGTGGCTCCGGAAAAGTTTCCCAAAAAACGAAAATTGGTCTTGACTAGCAGTCTGGCAAGGGCAATTATCGTTCTTGTTCGAACAAGATCGATCGCGATCGAACGCAACACCGGAGTGCCGACCCGCCGTGCAAGAAACGTTGTCGGAAAAAACCTACCGCGAACTCCGCCGCAAGTTGCTCGCCGGGGAGCTACAGGCCGGGTCGCAGCTGGTCAACCGGTCGCTCGCCCAGGAGATGTCCGTCAGCCTGGCCCCAGTCCGCGAGGCGATCAACCGGCTGGCCACCGAGGGGTTGGTGGAACACGTCCCCGGGGCCGGGGCGTTCGTCCGCAAGCCGAGCCAACAGGATCTGGACGAGCTGTACGTGCTGCGGGAGGCGGTCGAGAGCTGCGCCGCCGCCGAGGCCGCCCGGAACATCACGCAGCGACAACTGGACGCGCTGGACGAGGTCCGCCGGGAGTTCGACGGGTTGGTCGCGGACATCCGCCGGCTGAAGGGGCAGACGGCCACCGACGCGGTGCTGGACCGCTGGCTCGACTGCGAGGAACGGTTCCACTCGGCCATCGTCGCGGCCGCCCGCAACCGGCTGCTGGCCAAGGTGATCGACGACTACACGGCCCTCGGTCAGGTGTTCGGGGTGCAGCGGCAGCGGGCGGCGATCCTCACCCTGGCCGTCGCCGAACAGACGTGCGAGGACCACGCGGCCATCGTCGACGCCCTCCGCCGGCGGGACGCGGACGCCGCCCACAAGCTGATGAGTACCCACATCCAGAGGGGCCGCAAGATGGTACTCGACTACATGCGGGATCACCGCGGCAACGGCGGGTAACCCGGTGCCGGGGGTGGCGTAAACTCGCATTCGCCACCCCCGAAAGTGACTTTCGGTCGGTTCGGAATTCTTCATTTCTCGTTCGGAGGTCGGCGTAT encodes:
- a CDS encoding Nramp family divalent metal transporter; this encodes MSDVSIVADVTGLNGSPSLDGLHHSVPVPPASAGFWRQWRAFSGPAFLVGVGYMDPGNWGTDLQAGATYRYDLLWVVALASLMAVVMQLIAARLGVVLGKDLAQACRDFYPKWTRWPNWLACEAAIAACDLAEVLGSAVALNLLFGIPLFWAVIITAFDVLLLLALQGLGMRMIEAVILVLVGTIGGCYAVEIFVLPQTQPDFLDMGRAMLTPTLGKDGMVVLAIGIIGATVMPHNLYLHSALVQSRRVNTDAPAIRRAIRFNSLDTVAALSVAFLVNAAILVLAAMVFHGRDGVTVRDGVTFTFGEETDWIRVAYLTLAPLLGTAAASTLFAIALLASGQSSTITGTLAGQVVMEGFMHWRLRPWVRRLVTRSVAIVPAIVIIGLRGDGSVTDLLVLSQVVLALQLPLAMFPLLHFTSSRARMGQFRNGWFLLGAGWLSAVLITALDFYGLPDALRKAWVVMVG
- a CDS encoding caspase family protein; its protein translation is MAATVRATCPGCQNVLRIPAEWADKPVKCKKCGSVVQGKAPVPNGAPLGGSDLNGHVPPPATAVPDLNGAAPPYQATPPQGFPSAPPQQQPGYPYPPQGYPQQAPGYGYGPPPGYPAAPGYPYGAPPPGYGYATPPAGYPAAPQGYPQPGYGGYPAPQAPQGYPPQMAPPGYGHQAPPHGYAGAHAPGGYGAPPAPPPVNEFPSSFSEPNPVSSANKRRNRGSSSSGKYVWAGFGVVMVGIAIACAANFTRLKTAFLGKTDQQVAGSENGGNTTTPGTQKSTAPAGPGAGTGIKSASIQFPRRMLVMNASKYLYCNSLAAGKSHTGGDQVSEVAKRLAFEWRVPQDPGNNQLFVLDDTSGKTARPMLKSIIEQTYEQFCETSRPQDHVFIYFGGHATEKEGKAYLVPVDGDLSDAATLVPLDDFWAKVKDCKAQQKVVVFDVCRLNEDGDQVRPGSEALSEGLEKALTSPPAGVQVVTTCSMGQNALEYRRNPQDAADVIGSLFLSTMKYVADKGKAKPAKPLAPDDPLPIGQWVDAAKVRMKEVAGLTMKGEQVPKLTGSEPGSAVAFNAEEAAAKRFEFPTPPKGLAPTEIAKITKIIDLPPIRQNTSGDEEPIETLIPFTEEAMKDYKTDMSEEDIKKDPEKYKVRIAALDTLEAIRKVWTATQAKDGSSGLRETFTGDSNDAVKKQIIAEQETPARIILELDERVKAMEMVMGDLEKEESKFWKATFQYTLAQAKARLAFMNEYNLSLGNIRTDSLPMKDEKKGQTGLQLVSQEKMKSKKDVKDLAEDAKKLFAELAKESKDTPWGVVAHRNKVLALGLDWKAFAAAGTGIKD
- a CDS encoding helix-turn-helix domain-containing protein; the protein is MRPQYSFPEPVVQAIADARYRHPDPRVQERMEILWLKTRNVTHSRIAELANVSRSTVQRTLRIYAAKGLDGVRSFGWKGQPSALTPHHGTIEDAFRRHPPHTAHEAARRIEDLTGVRRKASRVRQFLKEDLGMKCLKVAPIPVPPKKTVDEHARTQADFLKDGTGTEVGGSPRR
- a CDS encoding IS630 family transposase → MAEARDGKRTVYFVDASHFVLASFLGWVWCFVRLHVRAASGRQRYNVLGALNAVTHELVTEINTTYITATSVCALLRKIAALGGSLPITLVLDNARYQRCALVEHTAKALGIELLFLPSYSPNLNLIERLWKFVKKEALNSRHHQDFKKFQEAIDHCLADLPTKHREKLATLMTHKFQTWDNVSLLDA
- a CDS encoding sterol desaturase family protein; translated protein: MHWISTLGDIWLATLVWLLGLGTVFAVLTRVFPCNPGMFWWKDRRAVRADVVYWFGMPLFFLVSRMLMLMGGVLLLFGGEDPPPAPVIGWPLALQAVAILLIQDVMLYWIHRLFHSRTGWKFHAIHHSPETLDWTASARFHPLNHILEFALVDVAVMLLGFPPAALFALAPLNTIYSAMVHANLNWTFGPLRYVFASPVFHRWHHTTEMEGRDKNFASTFPFLDLIFGTFYMPAGKRPEVYGTSESDVPGSFVGQFVYPVRNTRLAGWVGRRPVVGYAAGILGIGVLLSGLAYCDALTVAWNEQQAQLAMADAQPDPNEWPVAIANEDLRKAGGPIPIPEIPLLAPPAIAVTSVAVSADGRSILSGHEDGSIKLWDGDGREKRSFPAHRLRVTGVAMTKDGSQLISAGADGIVKVWDADGHEKRTLWGHNGAVLSVAVTSDGRKIVSGGVDGSIKVWVAEGNDEQTEMKQAGAVTSIAIDDAGNGMIATGDVTQADAKGASRWDLRSQKAAYFQGHRDLVYATAVCPDGHLAATGGFDGQVKLWDTQTQKEVRSLAHAGRVYCVAFSGDGRLLASGGNDRTVRVWDVATGQEVASLTSHTDAITGVAVTADGSRVVSCSRDGTIRTHTLSVPTSSSLPAKRLVAVPAQR
- a CDS encoding DMT family transporter, whose translation is MAWVYLLVAALFEIGWAVGLKYSQGFTKFWPSVLTIAAMVLSLFFLAVAVRSIPVGTGYAIWTGIGAVGTATLGIILFAEPVTAWRVGCLLLILCGVVGLKIAAP
- a CDS encoding transposase: MHHGHRYTLAYTWVRAEDSTVEVLQRLLTEVGNSGVRIRKLLLDRGFFSVAVMQFLQERNCPFLMPVVMRGRKPRRGKKSTGWRMFRRKPAGWYRHTHRHKGEEVTVRVCVSYKSYRHHRTNKRRAKTLVFASWRVSGAPRDVRDAYRTRFGIESSYRQLGQARIRTSTRNPILRSFFVGLALLLRNLWVWFQALWFGEDRHPRVQAASKRFQFRWMLAVLAQGNNDNETLSDTRT
- a CDS encoding GntR family transcriptional regulator — its product is MQETLSEKTYRELRRKLLAGELQAGSQLVNRSLAQEMSVSLAPVREAINRLATEGLVEHVPGAGAFVRKPSQQDLDELYVLREAVESCAAAEAARNITQRQLDALDEVRREFDGLVADIRRLKGQTATDAVLDRWLDCEERFHSAIVAAARNRLLAKVIDDYTALGQVFGVQRQRAAILTLAVAEQTCEDHAAIVDALRRRDADAAHKLMSTHIQRGRKMVLDYMRDHRGNGG